The following are encoded in a window of Doryrhamphus excisus isolate RoL2022-K1 chromosome 16, RoL_Dexc_1.0, whole genome shotgun sequence genomic DNA:
- the LOC131104268 gene encoding ras-related protein O-RAL-like → MASGKNKNQTSLALHKVIMVGSGGVGKSALTLQFMYDEFVEDYEPTKADSYRKKVVLDGEDVQIDILDTAGQEDYAAIRDNYFRSGEGFLLVFSITEQESFAATSEFREQILRVKEEDAIPMLLVGNKSDLEDRRKVSVEEAAVKVSEWGVQYVETSAKTRANVDKVFFDLMREVRKKKMSESKDKNGPSGKKKKKRCCIL, encoded by the exons GTGGGCAGCGGAGGTGTGGGCAAGTCCGCCCTCACGCTACAGTTCATGTATGACGAG TTTGTGGAAGATTACGAACCCACCAAGGCAGACAGCTACAGGAAGAAGGTGGTCCTGGATGGTGAGGATGTTCAAATCGACATCCTGGACACGGCGGGGCAGGAGGACTACGCCGCCATCAGAGACAACTACTTCCGCAGCGGGGAGGGCTTCCTGCTGGTCTTCTCCATCACGGAGCAAGAGTCATTCGCTGCCACATCcgagttcag GGAGCAGATTTTGCGTGTGAAGGAAGAGGATGCCATTCCCATGCTGCTGGTTGGCAACAAGTCGGACTTGGAGGACAGGCGAAAGGTGTCTGTGGAGGAGGCGGCAGTGAAAGTGAGCGAGTGGGGTGTTCAGTACGTGGAGACTTCCGCCAAGACCAGAGCCAATGTGGATAAG GTCTTCTTTGACCTTATGCGTGAGGTGCGCAAGAAGAAAATGTCTGAGAGCAAAGACAAAAATGGGCCAAgcgggaagaagaagaaaaagcgcTGCTGCATACTTTAA